The Astyanax mexicanus isolate ESR-SI-001 chromosome 18, AstMex3_surface, whole genome shotgun sequence DNA window aaacacacacatggcCACACGCATACGCTCAGGCTGAGATTACACACTGCCATTAACTGATCCCACTTAATTCCTAAATTCATAATTCAAACCAGATGTACAGCCTAGAAATTTTGTCCTTAAAAGACATTGTTTTAAGTTACACTATATGAGAACCACTTCACACAACCAGGCATcgagtgtgtattagtgtttcTAAGAGCCCAATGGATGCTTTGATATCAacatattatcaacattaatatggctataaaaacattatgatgaaactggctctcatcaggactgcatctctgttacacaggataagttaatcagaggtACCAGTCTCAGatactgcaagttaacagcaccccagacttcctgtttgagtatttgggtttgtttaacactgtcagtctgcctgctctggtctctgaactacacaacaaagactctaattcccagcatgcactcacacttgacttccctgactctgctgatcacttGACACTATGACGTTCCcactctcccagttactgattgtttgcaactggtctgttttgtataaataccccatctCTTTTTCTATCTGTCGCAGAGTATTAAATCTAGTTAGCTTGATTTTCTACAAtgtgtttcctttgtttttgcttttgttaCTGACCTGTTTTTGTTTACTACCACTGATTCTTGCCTTGCTAATTTTAATGTTTGTTTCCGTTGCCgacttatttttgtatttctgacTACTCTTCTGCCTTGCCCCTTATCTTCTGGATTTCCTTTATATGACTCTGTTTGCCCAACTATGCTTAGGTATGCTGAATATATTTGCTGCCATAAAAtttttgaccctgcctgtcccttactactcctgtAAGTATAACacctttgttaataaactgtgtgtttcgTATGCTTGTGTGTCTGTcatgtcaaatgcttttaagttactacatgattctccatgtgtttcttcatagtctggatgacttcagtattaattttaaatgtagtaaatgtaaatgtagtttgtttgtgttttcagCGACTGAATTTAGCCTATTTCTCAGCCACAACTTTGAGTAATATGTGGGCCACTAATAAATGACAGATGGGGTTCAGATTTTGGCCACAGTAATGTTGTAATGAGGGCATCTATTGGTCTTTTCTAAAGGGTTTAACTCTAGCAATTGTTTTTCATTTAATATCATATTGCAATCACGACcataatttaaatttaacattCAAATCAGAGATTGTCACTGTATGTTCTTAAAATGTAACACCTGTTTAACCTGTTTTTCTACATTACAGACTGTTCAGTTTCTCTTTGCTAGACAATAGACTCTAAAAGAAGAAAATAGATGCTGCAGGCTTTTATTTAAGAATTAAGAATCATTGGATACAGTTAATTAGGAGGATTATGGTCATTTTtatatggttattattattataactcttTGATTAAGCTCATGATTCAGCAGTATTGCAGAGGTTAGCTGGGTCTCAGCCACACAGATCCTCCTGGCAGCAGTAGATATTAACTCCAGGCACACAAAACTCCTCACAGGTCCGACTGAGGGAGTCgtctaaaggagaaaaaaaacataatatagtgaatatagtgagtgCAGAACAGCTTTCACTGTCTGTACATCTTTCTTCCTGATTTTTTAGAGTATAAAAGTCAGCAGAGTACTCACATCCCACCACGGTTTTGCAGAAGTTGCTTGATTCTGGGCATTCTGTAGCAGTCTTACAGTTCCCGTTCACACAAGTGAAACACTTGAGGGAATGCACTGAggataattaatgattttaagaaTCAATGGATGTAAATACACACATTAAGATTTAAGTACTATAGAACAAACTACTATAACTTCATAATCTATATATTACTATGCAATACCAGTCAAAGGAAatgccttaaattcagtgttttaaaattATTCTGGCTCTGATCAGGATCcctccaggaaagaaagaccaagagtttcctctgtttcaCAGGGTAAGTTCATCAAAGCCCTATCCGAACGGGATAGGGCTTCTACTCTTTCTGacaaactcttgcatccagaatgcaattgaaaaaacaggaggaccagtgagttttttggatttctcggtcacgtgacatcgctttcagtagctcctccatttccattcgctgttgtgtttatgtgcccaaagtgtaattatggtgtgtagcaatggacaaatagctattttattaaaagcgaggtgatgaaactcataGATGTGCATTCttacgggactaaaattaccggaggaccacggaattcagcgaaaaacagaatgtaattcagcctgtaattttctcagaggaccccccataaaacagAAGATTACCCCAGGAACCCCTGAAAAAACAAATTCTCTCTGGTAAGGGCTAGAATTACCAGCCTtagaaaacacaagttaacagGACCCCAAATAAGAACCTCCTTCATGCttcacagtattttggtttgtttaacattttttactacaagttttctacatgattccttgatTGAGAATGAGAAGGTGGAACAAAAAATGAACAAgttataattaaaatgaattaataatgactataaataacaatatgggccctattttatctatagcgcaccggtcaatttaggatgtgtcagtgtgtttttggtattgtgaggaTGCAAATAAATACACCAACGTGGCTTGAAATGTGTAAAagttatgtactaattctcttaattaatcatgggtgtgtttcggccgtaacgtgaaataaaccaatcagtgtcattCCTGTTAAGaagcaggtgcgctctgactttgttGCGTTTGTATCTTAAGAGTGTggtgctttgtgtgtctcagcagaggattttAACCTgcgcattcacgctgtgaagatatcCTAGCTGcccatttaagggaacagcaatattattttattctttattctgttttttgttgaggTAAAATTCAAAATTGTGCTCTGCAGCCTGTCCGTGTATGTGTTTAACAAGAGGTGGCGTACCCGTGCTGAGTGCACCTATGGGAATGGATGATTGATTgctgtctaggttaatttcagtcagtggcgcacctgtgaaatttacctgaacacacctcttccagaccaccacacccatcagtctaatcttgtgcagggtgtattaTAGGGccctataaataaattaataaaaataatgactCGACCAATTCTAATAAAACTTGCACAGTGAAAATGTTATTGTGCAAGATGGTAACTTTCCATGATTCCACCTTCCAGCTCCAAACCAACagtttcattttctctctttcgagTTAATCCATTAATTGTGAACATTTTAATGCtcactgaattatttatatagTATAGTTATTATTGTACACTCATCTCAGCCCTGTGTAGTGAAATAATAATCAAGTACATTGTCAGTCTTTTACATACAGTACTAttctgaaataaattaaaataaatcttaccAGTCTCACTGCACACCAGCACCAGTACGAGGGCACACACCAGAAGCTTCATGTTGGCAGCTGTTCTGGTCGGTCTGTATGAGGCTGGCTACCTTTATTATCCGGAGTCACACAACCGGTTTTCTCTAAAGCATAACAAAAATCTCGCACAGCAAGTTTCAGATAACAAATGTGCTTTTAAGTCTGAGCTGATTTACTGGCATTAGATTTAATCACTTAAAGAagaacataataatatatatatacatatatatatatatacatatatatatatgtatatatatatatgtatatatatatattatatcgtAATATAAAGAAGAGATCATCAGCATTTACAGTAATAAAATGTGTTGAATTATTAAAGTAAGCTTGTTACTCTATTGTCACTTCCTTGGTGACAATGTCTATAGCAGTAGTTAGGATAGCTCCAAAAATAACAACTTCACAGAAGAAGGAAGAACTGTTTTAAATTTCTGTATAAGTGAAAATATTCTAAGCCATTTTAGGTAATTACTATTAATCTGTCGATATTGATTCATCATGGCATTTTAATACAGTGTAAAGCCATCTGTCTCAACCCTGGTCTTGTTTTAATGCAGTAGTAATACTGAGTTAGGagtgaataaaatatttaatacatggCATCAATGTGCACAGAAATcacagaaagcctgtgattgttttaaatacgtttttgtttcattactttatcttttttttttttttaatttgctttatttatttttattaatttatttaccattgtttttacaatttgtttttatattatttttttattttgattcccaTATTCttaggtttttattattattaattttatcatttacaATAATTCTtagcattttactttacttttactattattatctttttcttcttcttcataagATATGAATTCTTTACTTTTATGTGTCATTTTCATggtcttttttaatttaatttcctatttttcctattatgtattatatttatttatattaaatgttggtttaaaaattgcatttcttttacttatttatttatttttgtttgttttttattatttctcatttctGATTAAATAATTTCAATccctttttaaacagtaaatgctTGTTGGCATTGTAGATGAGGGTCACCCTTAATGTattccagagtgaaaataaaggttaattgattgattaatattcagcattgcaaacccagcttttacataaacaataaacagaataaagaataaaataactttactcttccctttaatgagctgctggtggatcTTTACAGCATAAAACACACAGTGATCTCAAGATACCGATGCGCAAAGTCTTGTGCACttgcatcttaaagggaatgacaactggcacactgattggtttatttcacattatgcccaaaacttaggcgatgatgtcatttagcgacttttaggacagccaatagctactttccttactgaggagttggcaacactattttttcgccctcacaataccaaagacacaggacacgcccctaaatccaaccAGTGCgctaaagatcgctaaaatagggcccttagactGTAATTACTGATTGTAAAATATGAAATACAAGCCACGGTCAGAAGCTCCAGACCCGCCTGAAGCCTGAAGCCTTAGAGACTGGGGTGGGGAGTGAAAGGAACTCTCCAGAGCCCTCCAGTGGGAGGCAGGAGGCAGATCACCTGATTGCATATCAACTGCATCCACTGAATTAGGCAATATAACTCCACTTTGCTTATTAAATCTCACAGTCACAGTGGTCACTGTAAAAAACTGAGTGGTTTTTAATTCTTTGCAATTGTGTCTAAAGAGGAAGTCAATAAAGTTTCTGCTATTgttattgaataaaaaaacatatttccaaaaaaaaaaaaaatatttccaacaCCACTTGATGCATAGTGGTTACTTAGAACAACAATTTATAGAGTTCTTTAGAACAgtgtaataaagaataaagaaaacacatacaGTGAGCAGTAGTTCTGCATGTCTTGTTGGTGAAATAGAACAGCATATACCAGTTATGGCATAGTTACCTTGAAAAAGTAATCAGTAAAAAATTACTGactactcctttaaaaagtaacttagtttacatgattttaaaagtaactaaattactttcaagttactttattacttaATTTTCTCATTATTGTTAATATAATAAGGGAAATGCACACCTAAAATAATAACCCTCTTGTTATGTTATGAGttaaattgacccgttttaaagtttgaagatctagaaaaaaaatagttaaaagtatttttttttcagtataatctcacatatttgcaaccaccccctgcaaaactaaaaatgtaataaataaaataacaaatgaacaaagaaacaagtaaacacgta harbors:
- the ly6d gene encoding lymphocyte antigen 6D isoform X2 is translated as MKLLVCALVLVLVCSETVHSLKCFTCVNGNCKTATECPESSNFCKTVVGYDSLSRTCEEFCVPGVNIYCCQEDLCG